In Myxococcus guangdongensis, one genomic interval encodes:
- a CDS encoding nucleotidyltransferase family protein translates to MEVRRSVAELGARTYAIQLLTDAGIPFLVGGAYAFAHYTGLYRDTKDLDLFLHRKDGDRAVELLARHEWRTESEVHGWLHKAFWEDFLVDLIYGSGNGFTAVDDAWFEHAVPAQVLGCPCRVPPAEEIFWSKAFVLERERYDGHELTHLLLKVGPTFDWQRLLRRFDRYWEVLLSHLLFFRFAYPSDRATVPEWLMRELLARASGSVDAGNWQERICRGRILSKVSYQVDVDEWGFQDGHTWDKEERQREADSVASGEAPGLHGPH, encoded by the coding sequence ATGGAAGTGCGGCGCTCCGTGGCGGAGCTGGGCGCGCGCACCTACGCCATCCAACTTCTCACCGACGCAGGCATCCCGTTCCTCGTGGGTGGGGCCTACGCCTTCGCCCACTACACGGGCCTCTACCGCGACACGAAGGACCTGGACCTCTTCCTGCATCGCAAGGACGGCGACCGCGCGGTGGAGCTGCTCGCGCGCCACGAGTGGCGCACCGAGAGCGAGGTCCACGGCTGGCTGCACAAGGCCTTCTGGGAGGACTTCCTCGTCGACCTCATCTACGGCTCCGGCAACGGCTTCACCGCCGTGGATGACGCGTGGTTCGAGCACGCCGTGCCGGCCCAGGTGCTGGGCTGTCCGTGCCGTGTCCCGCCCGCGGAGGAGATCTTCTGGAGCAAGGCCTTCGTCCTCGAGCGCGAGCGCTACGACGGCCACGAGCTCACCCACCTGTTGTTGAAGGTGGGGCCCACGTTCGACTGGCAGCGCCTGCTGCGCCGCTTCGACCGGTACTGGGAGGTGCTGCTCTCGCACCTGCTCTTCTTCCGCTTCGCCTATCCGTCCGACCGCGCCACGGTGCCGGAGTGGTTGATGCGCGAGCTGCTCGCGCGCGCGAGCGGCTCCGTGGACGCGGGCAACTGGCAGGAGCGCATCTGCCGGGGGCGCATCCTGTCCAAGGTCAGCTACCAGGTGGACGTGGACGAGTGGGGCTTCCAGGACGGGCACACCTGGGACAAGGAGGAGCGCCAGCGCGAGGCGGACTCCGTCGCGAGCGGCGAGGCGCCGGGCCTGCACGGGCCCCACTGA
- a CDS encoding AEC family transporter produces the protein MSQVIGLLGTCLVLGVLARRSGKFPEGSAGPFNTFVLYVALPALVLRVMHRLEFVPSLLVAAVVPWLYYLAAGPFFRWLGPRLGLSKESVAALVLTGGLGNTAFVGLPMAEALLGSEGLAVAVVVDQLGSFLVLSTLATLAAARASAEVALPLGALAKKVATFPPFVALVLALLLRPVGYPVWVDSVLERLGALLTPLALFSVGLQLRLSGVRARLPALALGLSYKLVLVPGVVMLGLWALPGLSPMVVQATVLQAAMAPMVSAAILAAEHRLDPELAVLMVGVGIPLSFATAPLMLWLVR, from the coding sequence ATGAGTCAGGTCATCGGGTTGTTGGGCACGTGTCTGGTCTTGGGCGTGCTGGCCCGCAGGAGCGGGAAGTTCCCGGAGGGCTCCGCGGGGCCGTTCAACACCTTCGTGCTGTACGTGGCGCTGCCCGCGCTGGTGCTGCGCGTGATGCACCGGCTGGAGTTCGTACCGTCGCTGCTGGTGGCCGCGGTGGTGCCCTGGCTGTACTACCTGGCCGCGGGGCCGTTCTTCCGGTGGCTGGGGCCCAGGCTGGGGTTGTCCAAGGAGTCCGTGGCCGCGCTGGTGCTGACGGGCGGCCTGGGCAACACCGCCTTCGTGGGCCTGCCGATGGCGGAGGCGCTGCTGGGCTCCGAAGGGCTGGCGGTGGCGGTGGTGGTGGATCAGCTCGGCTCGTTCCTGGTGCTGTCCACGCTCGCGACGCTGGCGGCGGCGAGGGCGAGCGCGGAGGTGGCGCTGCCCCTGGGCGCGCTGGCGAAGAAGGTGGCGACCTTTCCGCCGTTCGTGGCGCTGGTGCTGGCGCTGCTCCTGCGGCCCGTGGGCTACCCCGTCTGGGTGGACTCCGTGCTGGAGCGGCTGGGCGCGCTGCTCACACCGCTGGCGCTGTTCTCGGTGGGCCTGCAGCTGCGACTGTCGGGCGTGAGGGCGCGGCTGCCGGCGCTGGCCTTGGGTTTGTCCTACAAGCTGGTGCTGGTGCCGGGCGTGGTGATGCTCGGCCTGTGGGCCCTGCCCGGACTGTCGCCCATGGTGGTGCAGGCGACCGTGCTCCAGGCGGCGATGGCGCCCATGGTGAGCGCGGCGATTCTGGCCGCCGAGCACCGCCTGGACCCGGAGCTGGCGGTGTTGATGGTGGGCGTGGGCATCCCCCTGTCCTTCGCCACCGCGCCGCTGATGTTGTGGCTGGTGCGCTGA
- a CDS encoding MDR family MFS transporter: protein MSSRWTTSALGRAVHEMAGGLPRTYWVLWVGTLVNRLGSFVVPFLALYLTRERGFSVEQAGLTVSLYGVGAVIASPLGGMLADRVGRRLTLAGGLWLGSVGMLFLGFAREPSSIALAAFCLGIMGELYRPAVSAAVADVVTPEDRQRAFGLLYWVINVGFAVALPLAGLMVRFGYVTLFVADAITTFTYGCCIWFLLPETRPARTASEDAQAPGALRSLLTPFLDPTFVAFALPILGVAIIFHQSQVSLPLDLSARGLTEAQFGAVLSVNGLLIVALQPLSHRALKHLRRAHSLALAAALTGLGFGLHALTGNVALAALAVAIWTLGEMAQAPVAPSVVADLAPVRLRGSYQGAYHMLWGLASSAAPALGGRVLGRAGTTTLWLGCLVLGLVCAVWQLVIAPARRRRLDAQRAVGAQLSPLLD, encoded by the coding sequence ATGAGTTCGCGATGGACGACGAGCGCGCTGGGCAGGGCCGTACATGAGATGGCCGGCGGCCTGCCGCGCACCTACTGGGTGCTGTGGGTGGGCACCCTGGTCAATCGACTGGGCAGCTTCGTGGTGCCCTTCCTCGCGCTGTACCTCACGCGCGAGCGCGGCTTCAGCGTGGAGCAGGCGGGCCTCACCGTGTCGCTCTACGGCGTGGGCGCGGTCATCGCCAGCCCCCTGGGCGGCATGCTCGCGGACCGCGTGGGCCGGCGCCTGACGCTGGCGGGCGGACTGTGGCTCGGCTCGGTGGGCATGCTCTTCCTCGGCTTCGCGCGTGAGCCCTCGTCCATCGCCCTGGCCGCCTTCTGCCTGGGCATCATGGGCGAGCTCTACCGTCCCGCTGTGTCCGCGGCGGTGGCGGACGTCGTCACGCCCGAGGACCGGCAGCGCGCCTTCGGCCTGCTCTACTGGGTCATCAACGTGGGCTTCGCCGTGGCGCTGCCGCTGGCGGGGCTGATGGTCCGCTTCGGCTACGTGACGCTGTTCGTCGCCGACGCCATCACCACGTTCACGTATGGGTGCTGCATCTGGTTCCTCCTGCCGGAGACGCGCCCCGCCCGCACCGCGTCGGAGGACGCCCAGGCCCCCGGCGCCCTGCGCTCGCTCCTGACGCCCTTCCTGGACCCCACCTTCGTCGCCTTCGCGCTGCCCATCCTCGGCGTGGCCATCATCTTCCATCAGAGCCAGGTGTCGCTCCCGCTGGACTTGAGCGCGCGCGGGCTGACCGAGGCGCAGTTCGGCGCGGTGCTGTCCGTCAACGGCCTGCTCATCGTCGCGCTCCAGCCCCTGTCCCACCGGGCGCTCAAGCACCTTCGCCGCGCGCACTCGCTGGCGTTGGCGGCGGCGCTCACGGGCCTGGGCTTCGGCCTGCACGCATTGACGGGCAACGTGGCGCTCGCGGCCCTGGCCGTGGCCATCTGGACGCTCGGGGAGATGGCCCAGGCACCCGTCGCGCCCTCCGTCGTCGCGGACCTGGCGCCCGTGAGGCTGCGCGGCAGCTACCAGGGCGCGTACCACATGCTCTGGGGCCTGGCGTCCAGCGCCGCGCCCGCGCTCGGGGGACGGGTGCTGGGGCGCGCGGGCACGACCACGCTGTGGCTCGGATGTCTGGTGCTGGGGCTCGTCTGCGCGGTGTGGCAGCTCGTCATCGCCCCAGCCCGCCGCCGCCGCCTGGATGCACAGCGCGCGGTGGGCGCGCAACTGAGCCCACTCCTGGACTGA
- a CDS encoding M57 family metalloprotease encodes MSQSKIVGALAGLALLAGCGGGENTTPPPSEEVSQGMSWEEFLSGVYQEPDTGIYIADGDTPFATEKHLREFYENTVRDGQLIVHRPGGVDAAWNATQKKNITYCVSTTSFGTRYNTAVAAMKSAAEAWEAVANVDFVHVVAQDGSCTASNQNVVFDVRIVNSGDQYLARAFFPNDTRANRNVLIDTSAFGSIPPWTLAGILRHELGHTLGFRHEHTRPEANAGNCFEDNSWRQLTPYDAKSVMHYPQCNGTQTGDLVITALDEQGAVALYGAPGGTDPEPPGPGTGTPTTTTLTGTVAASTNNAFAGISVVPGTAFNVTMTGTGDPDLYVRFGAAPTTATYDCRPYLDGASESCNLTVPAGVTTAFVMVRGYTAATFTLTINYTRPATGGTPATDSKTGTVASGSVTNFPAYTVVAGSTFKVVMTGSGDPDLYVSFGSAPTTTSYTCRPYLTGAAETCDVTVPAGQTSAYVQVRGYSSGSYSLAISYTKP; translated from the coding sequence ATGTCCCAGTCCAAGATTGTCGGTGCCCTCGCGGGCCTGGCGCTGCTGGCCGGTTGCGGCGGCGGCGAAAACACCACCCCTCCCCCCTCCGAGGAGGTCAGCCAGGGCATGTCGTGGGAGGAGTTCCTCTCGGGCGTGTACCAGGAGCCCGACACCGGCATCTACATCGCGGATGGTGACACGCCGTTCGCCACCGAGAAGCACCTGCGCGAGTTCTATGAGAACACCGTGCGCGACGGGCAGCTCATCGTCCACCGCCCGGGCGGCGTGGATGCGGCGTGGAACGCGACGCAGAAGAAGAACATCACCTACTGCGTGAGCACCACGTCGTTCGGCACCCGGTACAACACCGCGGTGGCGGCCATGAAGAGCGCGGCCGAGGCCTGGGAGGCCGTGGCCAACGTGGACTTCGTGCACGTGGTGGCGCAGGACGGCAGCTGCACCGCGAGCAACCAGAACGTCGTCTTCGACGTGCGCATCGTGAACTCGGGCGACCAGTACCTGGCTCGCGCGTTCTTCCCGAACGACACGCGCGCCAACCGCAACGTGCTCATCGACACCTCGGCCTTCGGCAGCATTCCGCCGTGGACGCTCGCGGGCATCCTGCGCCACGAGCTGGGCCACACGCTGGGCTTCCGCCACGAGCACACCCGTCCCGAGGCGAACGCCGGGAACTGCTTCGAGGACAACAGCTGGCGCCAGCTGACCCCGTACGACGCGAAGTCGGTCATGCACTACCCGCAGTGCAACGGCACGCAGACGGGTGACCTGGTCATCACCGCGCTGGACGAGCAGGGCGCCGTGGCGCTCTACGGCGCGCCGGGCGGCACGGACCCGGAGCCGCCGGGTCCTGGCACGGGCACCCCGACGACGACGACGCTCACGGGCACCGTGGCGGCGAGCACCAACAACGCCTTCGCGGGCATCTCGGTGGTTCCCGGCACGGCCTTCAACGTGACGATGACGGGCACGGGTGACCCGGACCTGTACGTGCGCTTCGGCGCGGCCCCGACCACCGCCACGTACGACTGCCGCCCGTACCTCGACGGCGCGTCCGAGTCCTGCAACCTGACGGTGCCCGCGGGCGTGACGACGGCGTTCGTCATGGTGCGTGGCTACACGGCCGCCACCTTCACGCTGACGATCAACTACACCCGTCCGGCGACGGGTGGCACGCCCGCCACGGACAGCAAGACGGGTACGGTGGCCTCGGGCAGCGTCACCAACTTCCCCGCGTACACCGTGGTGGCGGGCAGCACGTTCAAGGTCGTGATGACGGGCTCGGGTGATCCGGACCTCTACGTCAGCTTCGGCTCCGCGCCCACCACCACCTCGTACACGTGCCGTCCGTACCTGACGGGCGCCGCCGAGACGTGCGATGTGACGGTGCCGGCCGGTCAGACGAGCGCGTACGTCCAGGTCCGTGGCTACTCGTCGGGTTCGTACAGCCTGGCCATCAGCTACACCAAGCCGTAG
- the traC gene encoding outer membrane exchange accessory lipoprotein TraC — protein sequence MSAPLRPPRPAPSLSRGALGAFALAALLALTACSAFSRAVKEGDTASQQQKWAEAEAAYLRALAADPEASEVTVKLREVRRAWSQVVLEEARSVHDSGDLDGAMKRLVRALELDAENVAARELLNVTLDERVAVALTALKADKLQEARAELDAVLAVAPDHAGAKKALDAVQVAWAKRWFNTGDGLEKAGKLGNALVAYVRADQERVGATAARERAEAVRQRLRDEVAFLVVATPVEDRAGAPDVAQRLAAGRLAAMLPTHLPLRVVTEAPDGREGVKLDLSLERVLPLKAVEDSQRSHRYLAGKTSVPNPRRTGFETKLLQAERTQEEVDRKQAQALREYLRLQTELNLLRAGTERCRERERRECLEALKECGEAAREAEKPGTLPGECSPARCASSSCAKEEQALVVLLLAVKAKESMLESALEKSETQRIEVQRHRDTTFREPITVEEPMFSDFVYDVQLHRLTVTASVTAVMRDLLKSQVPAPHTDDFSVMHEDLTHKGYDRYGVLADPVQLRNELELRVEVGDKAVSDLARRVKERFDEYRGKRVEDARRGMVRPGAEDVVETAVRALLLTADAPPADVLQPLARARGLNRPETLLGL from the coding sequence GTGTCCGCTCCCCTCCGTCCCCCCCGTCCGGCTCCCTCGTTGTCCCGCGGCGCGCTCGGCGCCTTCGCCCTGGCCGCGCTCCTGGCCCTGACGGCCTGCTCGGCCTTCTCCCGCGCGGTGAAGGAGGGCGACACCGCCAGCCAGCAGCAGAAGTGGGCGGAGGCGGAGGCCGCCTACCTGCGCGCGCTCGCCGCGGACCCGGAGGCGTCCGAGGTGACGGTGAAGCTGCGCGAGGTGCGCCGCGCCTGGAGCCAGGTGGTGCTGGAGGAGGCCCGGAGCGTCCATGACTCGGGGGATTTGGACGGCGCCATGAAGCGGCTGGTGCGCGCGCTGGAGCTGGACGCGGAGAACGTGGCGGCGCGGGAGCTGCTCAACGTGACGCTGGACGAGCGGGTGGCCGTGGCGCTCACCGCGCTCAAGGCGGACAAGCTCCAGGAGGCCCGCGCGGAGCTGGACGCGGTGCTGGCGGTGGCGCCGGATCACGCGGGCGCCAAGAAGGCCCTGGACGCCGTGCAGGTGGCGTGGGCGAAGCGCTGGTTCAACACCGGCGACGGGCTGGAGAAGGCGGGCAAGCTGGGCAACGCGCTCGTCGCCTACGTGCGCGCGGACCAGGAGCGCGTGGGCGCCACCGCGGCGCGCGAGCGGGCGGAGGCGGTGCGCCAGAGGCTGCGCGACGAGGTGGCCTTCCTCGTCGTGGCGACGCCGGTGGAGGACCGCGCGGGCGCGCCCGACGTGGCGCAGCGCCTGGCGGCGGGGAGGCTCGCGGCCATGCTGCCCACGCACCTGCCCCTGCGCGTGGTGACGGAGGCGCCGGACGGGCGCGAGGGCGTGAAGCTGGATTTGTCGCTGGAGCGCGTGCTGCCGCTCAAGGCGGTGGAGGACTCGCAGCGCTCGCACCGCTACCTCGCCGGCAAGACGTCCGTGCCCAACCCCCGCCGCACCGGCTTCGAGACGAAGCTCCTGCAGGCCGAGCGCACCCAGGAGGAGGTGGACCGCAAGCAGGCCCAGGCCCTGCGCGAGTACCTGCGCCTGCAGACGGAGCTCAACCTGCTGCGCGCGGGGACGGAGCGCTGCCGCGAGCGCGAGCGCCGCGAGTGCCTGGAGGCGCTCAAGGAGTGCGGCGAGGCCGCGCGCGAGGCGGAGAAGCCCGGCACGCTGCCCGGGGAGTGCAGCCCCGCCCGCTGCGCCTCCAGCTCCTGCGCGAAGGAGGAGCAGGCGCTGGTGGTGCTGCTGCTGGCGGTGAAGGCGAAGGAGTCCATGCTGGAGTCCGCGCTGGAGAAGTCGGAGACGCAGCGCATCGAGGTGCAGCGCCACCGCGACACCACGTTCCGCGAGCCGATTACCGTGGAGGAGCCGATGTTCTCGGACTTCGTCTACGACGTGCAGCTCCACCGGCTCACCGTGACGGCCTCGGTCACCGCGGTGATGCGGGATTTGCTCAAGTCCCAGGTGCCCGCGCCGCACACGGATGACTTCTCCGTGATGCACGAGGACCTGACCCACAAGGGCTACGACCGGTACGGCGTGCTGGCGGACCCGGTGCAGCTGCGCAACGAGCTGGAGCTGCGCGTGGAGGTGGGCGACAAGGCCGTGTCGGACCTGGCCCGCCGGGTGAAGGAGCGCTTCGACGAATACCGCGGCAAGCGCGTGGAGGACGCGCGCCGGGGCATGGTGCGCCCGGGCGCCGAGGACGTGGTGGAGACCGCCGTGCGCGCGCTGCTGCTCACCGCGGACGCGCCCCCCGCGGATGTCCTCCAGCCCCTGGCCCGCGCTCGCGGCCTCAACCGGCCCGAGACGCTGCTGGGCCTGTAA
- a CDS encoding response regulator: protein MTDRPVVVLAEDDGLLREAVAEAMELEGYRVVPCDSGFSALKAFFAEPHVDVLVLDWLLPDIEGRDLIRLLHAQRELSDLPVVLTTGLELELPGFEGAVCLLRKPFDSTELSRILHRLTHPTRSTSAPQSFAPTDSRAS from the coding sequence ATGACCGACCGTCCCGTCGTCGTCCTGGCCGAGGATGATGGCCTCCTTCGCGAGGCGGTGGCCGAGGCCATGGAGCTGGAGGGCTACCGCGTCGTGCCGTGCGACAGCGGCTTCTCCGCGCTCAAGGCCTTCTTCGCCGAGCCCCACGTGGACGTGCTGGTGCTCGACTGGCTCCTGCCCGACATCGAGGGCAGAGACCTCATCCGGCTGCTCCATGCGCAGCGGGAGCTGTCCGATTTGCCGGTGGTGCTCACCACGGGACTGGAGCTGGAGCTGCCGGGCTTCGAGGGCGCGGTGTGCCTGTTGCGCAAGCCCTTCGATTCGACCGAGCTGTCGCGCATCCTCCACCGGCTCACCCACCCGACGCGGTCCACGTCCGCGCCCCAATCCTTCGCGCCCACCGACTCGCGCGCCAGCTGA
- a CDS encoding FRG domain-containing protein produces the protein MQEHRVSSWLELQEALFADSWNEALGRHRASYVFRGMPHADHDLSTALNRRGLFVRKEKDLLRAFRKYARGTPREPLDSVWDWLALAQHHGLPTRMLDWTFSPYVALHFLTEDPDLAHEDGVVWCVDYRATNRLLPRPLKTLLEREGADVFSGEMLAEVAPSISDLDRLARHPFVLFFEPPSLDARIVNQFALFSVMNGPEARLDTFLERRKQGVRRLIIPADLKWEVRDKLDQANLTERVLFPGLDGLSRWLRRYYSPRPR, from the coding sequence ATGCAAGAGCACCGGGTCAGCTCGTGGCTGGAGCTCCAGGAGGCGCTGTTCGCGGACTCCTGGAACGAGGCGCTGGGCCGCCACCGCGCGAGCTACGTGTTCCGCGGCATGCCCCACGCGGACCATGACCTGTCCACCGCGCTCAACCGCCGGGGCCTGTTCGTCCGCAAGGAGAAGGACTTGCTGCGCGCCTTCCGCAAGTACGCGCGCGGCACGCCCCGCGAGCCCCTGGACTCCGTCTGGGATTGGCTCGCCCTGGCGCAGCACCACGGCCTGCCCACGCGCATGCTGGACTGGACGTTCAGCCCCTACGTCGCGCTGCACTTCCTCACCGAGGACCCGGACCTGGCCCACGAGGACGGCGTGGTGTGGTGCGTGGACTACCGGGCCACGAACCGGCTGCTGCCCCGCCCACTCAAGACGTTGCTCGAGCGCGAGGGCGCGGACGTCTTCTCCGGGGAGATGCTGGCGGAAGTGGCGCCGTCCATCTCCGACCTGGACCGGCTGGCGCGCCACCCGTTCGTGCTCTTCTTCGAGCCGCCGTCGCTGGACGCGCGCATCGTCAACCAGTTCGCGCTCTTCTCGGTGATGAACGGACCGGAGGCGCGCCTGGACACCTTCCTGGAGCGGCGCAAGCAGGGCGTGCGCCGGCTCATCATCCCCGCGGACCTCAAGTGGGAGGTGCGCGACAAGCTGGACCAGGCGAACCTCACCGAGCGGGTGCTCTTCCCCGGCCTGGACGGGCTGAGCCGCTGGCTGCGTCGCTACTACAGCCCGCGGCCCCGGTAG
- a CDS encoding hybrid sensor histidine kinase/response regulator — translation MSDIGTEERPLRLLLVEDNPGDALLLQEELREVGTTRFEVLHVERLAEAVRLVSEGPSVDAVLLDLSLPDGHGLGNIPPLLQAAPSVPLVVLTGTDDERLAVRAVHEGAQDYLVKGQVSGPLLVRALRYAIERKRVEEGLKREEAARRTAAFREQFLGILGHDLRNPLQAIAGNASLLLRHGGLSEPQRKAINRISISADRMARMINDLLDFTRTRLGAGYVLERARMNLHEVLRQVVEELEVAHPRRQFELSLAGNGWGDWDADRIAQAASNLVGNAVQYSPEDTVVRVTVADAEGGVRVEVHNWGLPIPAERLGSIFDPFGRAQDKRSAQRNGLGLGLYITHEIVRAHGGLLGVSSTPQDGTSFWLSLPRQYVAGE, via the coding sequence ATGAGTGACATCGGCACCGAGGAGCGCCCGCTGCGGCTCCTGTTGGTGGAGGACAACCCGGGCGACGCGCTCCTCCTCCAGGAGGAGCTGCGCGAGGTGGGCACCACGCGCTTCGAGGTGCTGCATGTCGAGCGCCTGGCGGAGGCGGTGCGCCTGGTGAGCGAGGGGCCCTCGGTGGACGCGGTGCTCCTGGATTTGTCGCTGCCGGATGGGCACGGGCTGGGCAACATCCCGCCGCTGTTGCAAGCCGCGCCGTCGGTGCCGCTGGTGGTGCTCACCGGCACGGACGACGAGCGGCTGGCGGTGCGCGCGGTGCACGAGGGCGCGCAGGACTACCTGGTGAAGGGCCAGGTGTCGGGGCCGCTGCTGGTGCGCGCGCTCAGGTACGCCATCGAGCGCAAGCGGGTGGAGGAGGGCCTCAAGCGCGAGGAGGCCGCGCGGCGCACGGCGGCGTTCCGCGAGCAGTTCCTCGGCATCCTCGGCCATGACCTGCGAAACCCCCTGCAAGCCATCGCCGGCAACGCGTCGCTGCTGTTGCGCCACGGGGGCTTGAGTGAGCCGCAGCGCAAGGCCATCAACCGCATCTCCATCTCCGCGGACCGCATGGCGCGGATGATCAACGACCTGCTCGACTTCACGCGCACGCGGCTGGGCGCGGGGTACGTGCTGGAGCGGGCGCGGATGAACCTGCACGAGGTGCTGCGGCAGGTGGTGGAGGAGCTGGAGGTGGCGCACCCGCGCCGCCAGTTCGAGCTGTCGCTGGCGGGCAACGGCTGGGGGGACTGGGACGCGGACCGCATCGCCCAGGCGGCGTCGAACCTGGTGGGCAACGCCGTGCAGTACTCCCCGGAGGACACCGTGGTGCGCGTGACGGTGGCGGACGCGGAGGGCGGCGTGCGGGTGGAGGTCCACAACTGGGGCCTGCCCATCCCCGCCGAGCGCCTGGGCTCCATCTTCGACCCCTTCGGTCGCGCGCAGGACAAGCGCAGCGCGCAGCGCAACGGCCTGGGGCTGGGGCTCTACATCACCCACGAAATCGTCCGGGCCCACGGCGGCCTGTTGGGCGTGTCGTCCACCCCCCAGGACGGGACGTCCTTCTGGCTGAGCCTGCCGCGCCAGTACGTCGCCGGGGAGTGA